ATGGTGCGTACGTGAGTGAGGGTGAAATTCAAAGGTTCACGGAATTTGCCCAAAAGCAGGCTCAGCCGAAGTACGCCCTGGATCTGCTGCAAACGGACAAGGCGGAAGAGTCTGCCGACGGAACGGGTGAATCCGAAAGCGGGGATCATGACGAACTGTACGGCCAAGCGGTGCGTGTAGTGACGGAAAGTCGCATTGCTTCTATCTCTTACTTGCAGCGGCGGCTCCGCGTGGGCTACAACCGCGCGGCTCGTTTAATCGAAAGGATGGAACTGGAGGGCATCGTGAGCCGAAGCGAGAATGGTCGCCCTAGAGAAGTCCTTGCTCCTCCGCCCCCAGAAGAATGACCTCGATCGGCTCCAGGCTTTGTTCGGCCGCTGTTTTGCTGGTAGTTTCAGGAACGCCGCAGTGGGCCTCCGGGTCCTCCCTCGTCCATAATGTCGGTGAGATCGTTGCGCGGGTGCAAGAACGTTACGATGCGACAAGAGACCTCACCGCAAATGTGATTCAAGAGACCACCCTTGCCAAGCTTGGCAAGCGCGTTACAGCGAAGGGAACCGTCGCCTTCAAGAAGCCCGGCAAGATGCGCTGGGAGTTGGCAAACGGGCAGCGGGAGACGATCGTGAGCGATGGCCATACACTTTGGATTTACCGTCCCGAGGATCAGCAAGTCATTCGGATGCCATT
This sequence is a window from Candidatus Binatia bacterium. Protein-coding genes within it:
- the lolA gene encoding outer-membrane lipoprotein carrier protein — encoded protein: MTSIGSRLCSAAVLLVVSGTPQWASGSSLVHNVGEIVARVQERYDATRDLTANVIQETTLAKLGKRVTAKGTVAFKKPGKMRWELANGQRETIVSDGHTLWIYRPEDQQVIRMPFDQAFRSQMPVSFLTGVGRIADDFVVHIEDGTGEKLRLRLEPKRGSADVGILWLEVDRATYDIIGAEVQDPLGNTSKLILENLRRNTGLDDRSFGFEIPPGVDVMDAARE